In a single window of the Lacerta agilis isolate rLacAgi1 chromosome 15, rLacAgi1.pri, whole genome shotgun sequence genome:
- the LOC117060328 gene encoding LOW QUALITY PROTEIN: membrane frizzled-related protein-like (The sequence of the model RefSeq protein was modified relative to this genomic sequence to represent the inferred CDS: inserted 1 base in 1 codon), producing MPQEVGGCSSLGRAGILSTFPTPSPTTMKDYTEVIFQPEALDQSKENASSLAPPLPRFLLTEFSNPVFEEDGEAPAQRQPDVENRNSTKLSANGFAQQVRDMASRKFKPDCKFSWLCVAILSTVLLLLLXLLVGIIIASQLKSHHPVKPSLGASHAHTITATLNSHPQDLAKTPAHGDTIPGRESRLLPQCQHLLPQLPSPYPPNILCKWHIRVTAGMAIQLKVVELDIESSASCLYDRLEIFKSRTLLVVGWEYQVLWCPWHRQTINTNSSQLQVIFVSDDNIAPSGFTAWYRAILPSEKNCSWDEFLCDQGLCLHSAYVCDGYHDCHDKRDEANCSTKHKGCGGTLTSMEGQLFSPKLPTAIPHICRLLRAAVTCDNLTSRQASDTEQICKQAVERRCIYSRRARGLCLWPISVPVGHVVDLHFHNFSLESQEECNYDFVEVYDSAGMGATSVMGRFCSSNLPPVLTSSQHVMTVLFVADEGIADNGFFATYHAHNATEKTCSPLDFSCRNGECLSQALVCDGCTTAQDGSDEFNCTSLSLCIFRSPIPAPQFAPRQPSCEPIEVEMCLGLSYNATSFPNIWLTIMDQQEAEEHLEDYMMLKDFSCYPSLRLLLCSLFVPKCTPDGGILQPCRSVCLAAEQSCQQSLTLLGLPWPLNCNVLLDSNNPLECFLP from the exons ATGCCGCAAGAGGTTGGGGGATGCAGCAGCCTAGGAAGGGCAGGGATCCTGTCCACATTCCCCACGCCTTCTCCCACAACCATGAAGGACTACACAGAGGTCATCTTCCAGCCGGAGGCACTGGATCAGAGCAAG GAAAATGCCAGCTCCCTGGCTCCACCTTTGCCGCGGTTCTTGCTAACAGAATTCTCCAACCCCGTGTTTGAGGAGGATGGCGAGGCACCAGCCCAGCGTCAGCCGGACGTCGAGAACAGAAACAGCACCAAACTCTCCGCCAACGGCTTTG CCCAACAGGTCCGGGACATGGCAAGCAGGAAGTTCAAGCCAGACTGCAAGTTCTCCTGGCTCTGCGTGGCAATTCTCAGCAcggtgcttctcctcctcc gcctattaGTGGGCATCATCATCGCCTCCC AGCTGAAGTCCCACCATCCCGTCAAACCCTCGCTCGGGGCTTCTCATGCCCACACCATCACCGCTACCCTCAACTCCCATCCCCAGGACCTCGCCAAGACCCCAGCCCACGGGGACACTATCCCAGGGAGGGAAAGTCGCCTGTTACCACAATGCCAGCACCTT CTCCCCCAACTACCCAGCCCCTACCCCCCAAACATCTTGTGCAAGTGGCACATCCGGGTGACGGCAGGGATGGCGATCCAGCTGAAGGTGGTGGAGCTAGACATTGAGAGTTCTGCCTCATGCCTATACGACCGGCTGGAGATATTCAAGAGCAGGACGCTTCTCGTTGTGGGATGGGAGTACCAG GTACTGTGGTGTCCGTGGCACCGGCAAACGATCAACACCAACTCCAGCCAGCTTCAGGTCATCTTTGTCTCAGATGACAACATTGCTCCCTCGGGCTTCACTGCCTGGTATCGGGCCATTCTGCCCAGTGAAA AGAACTGTTCCTGGGATGAGTTTCTCTGTGACCAGGGTCTCTGCCTCCACTCGGCCTACGTGTGTGATGGTTATCATGACTGCCACGACAAGAGAGATGAAGCCAACTGTAGCACAAAGCACAAAG GTTGTGGGGGGACCCTCACCAGCATGGAAGGGCAATTATTCTCCCCCAAATTACCCACAGCCATACCCCACATCTGCAG GTTGCTGCGTGCTGCTGTCACATGCGACAACCTTACAAGCCGCCAAGCGAGCGACACCGAGCAGATTTGCAAGCAAGCTGTGGAGCGACGCTGCATCTATTCGCGACGTGCTCGCGGG ctctgcctcTGGCCTATCTCAGTGCCCGTGGGCCACGTGGTGGACTTGCATTTCCACAACTTCAGCCTTGAGTCCCAGGAGGAGTGCAACTATGACTTTGTGGAGGTGTACGACAGCGCTGGGATGGGAGCAACCAGCGTCATGGGCAG GTTCTGCAGCTCTAACTTGCCCCCTGTCCTGACCTCATCACAGCATGTCATGACAGTCCTCTTTGTGGCGGACGAAGGAATAGCTGACAACGGGTTCTTTGCCACTTACCATGCCCACAACGCCACGGAAA AAACGTGCAGCCCCCTGGATTTCTCCTGCAGAAATGGCGAGTGCCTGTCTCAGGCGTTGGTGTGCGATGGCTGCACAACTGCCCAGGATGGGAGCGATGAATTCAACTGCACCAGCCTCAGCCTATGCATCTTTCG tagCCCCATTCCGGCTCCCCAGTTTGCCCCCAGGC AGCCGTCCTGCGAGCCGATTGAGGTAGAGATGTGTTTGGGTCTCAGTTACAATGCCACCTCTTTCCCCAACATCTGGCTGACCATTATGGATCAGCAAGAGGCAGAAGAGCATCTCGAAGACTATATG ATGCTGAAGGACTTCTCTTGCTACCCATCTCTGCGCTTGCTCCTGTGCAGCCTCTTCGTACCCAAGTGCACCCCGGACGGGGGCATCCTGCAGCCGTGCCGCTCCGTGTGCCTGGCAGCCGAGCAGAGCTGCCAGCAATCCCTCACCCTTCTGGGCCTCCCGTGGCCCCTGAACTGCAATGTCCTGCTAGATTCCAACAACCCTTTGGAGTGCTTCCTGCCATAA